One region of Channa argus isolate prfri chromosome 20, Channa argus male v1.0, whole genome shotgun sequence genomic DNA includes:
- the mki67 gene encoding proliferation marker protein Ki-67 isoform X2, which yields MPLHGKIVVIKRSGGDGTEFPLTATCLFGRKPDCDIRIQLPQVSKEHCRIDLNENKEVILTNLSSVNPTLVNGEVLQQSERLKHGDLITIIDRSFRFEYPPAPTPKKRSSTGGKVLQDQQVGDTITVETDEKRISQVSQDLHFKDGTNNDNIQRCLEKTVEMESKEDDSLPPNKSTSPFGDLYQMIKKSLDVNTPLKSTSLLQTPSSRFCTPKPGSVRKNVGHSLSTKEKSTTKKDKVKDVPGTDESKGQADSLGCNGTPSSVKKKRNLPTTEMAGPTAEEAETLHQKKNSVTPPKFTVCEVIEQIAAQKSHIRRRSKESTPGNLAVTMEQEQQAVTAPPADHLQKASQRTSGIVEKEMSRKRRSRELPADLPKSQMKKKRVSFGGYLSPELFDKRLPPDSPLRKGAAPRRSLCLSKIEQSLLRRRASVIGTLKEFEDNSSSVQSLAKLRTPSPKKSSNAKNASPKTPTPAKKSPKSKTPSPKTPTPAKKSPKSKTPSPKAASPAKKSPKSKTPSPKAASPAKKSPKSKTPSPKAASPAKKSPKSKTPSPKTPTPAKKSPKSKTPSPKTPTPAKKSPKSKTPSPKTPTPAKKSPKSKTPLPKTPTPAKNSPKAKTPLNPGVQGPTVQGRFSVSRINTPSPFAEDAVSDQLPSITVTPKIPLRRESMKSTSRKTKSVSKSAVKVMLRRSGISRASMKAMNSWADIVKFGQTKTQVAAATKRMVTTKPLKKTLSKPRTPARKVSGHVSTGHADSPVTIVVGKACKRQVVHSTGAAPRVITNFALYKKDMKMDEDMTGISEMFKTPVNERKRKSVINDSSVIQTPVESLGMSVVEPSVLTTPEEPGEMMVSPLSVESTVKRRQYNSEAVQRLLNVDQESSFVSDVPALVSHSNSSPQQKPELQECLVKRTPKQKAEPVEDIRGKRLTTPQQKREQKECLTGVKRIMKTPKQKAEPVEDIRGKLMVTPQQKQEQKECLTGVKRIMKTPKQKAEPVEDIRGKLLVTPQQKHEQEECLTGVKRIMKTPKQEAGCPEDLKENLQSPKFLEGGVSLDGAQELLETPRHMQESQDLKMADMKTPNMKSSPVVCLTGIKRIMKTPKERSAPVEDMVGVKRLMKTPREKSKPVEYNFGIKRLMKSPRLRGKAPIEDFEGLQKLLEVPLTEPTMEPNEVEVKTQLDGGLKATEEIDVHEEPQDSVSSHVINSVPAVDMPKALNTHMEEATSGHDNNESLDAIENIPQAAIDGDLPLKKPKVQTNLSKEQPEVKTKTPTSNEYSKKSIQSKRAKAAQSKAAEDKQEATEHSEDLVIPAPVRGRRWEKTKTTAPPTVRQTRNRSIKNTESEDAKLAMEKSTSQPSKAAVRPKRGKNIKTVSEDQAEINQVPSKTEMIPAADLEQDHSVNIEHQSNICSAPLEKALLKPQQGRKTKQVSEQSQSVPCTVHDEIPKADITEDAKEVCSDQLEVVSNGNKNKKAVPQAPQTESLPVGDAAFCKETDLAVTQKKSVRGRKVKFVESKPAEDKQEAKPSEESALPALARGKRGNKTEATTTSAVRQTTRNRIAKSLENTPDQHEILQEKALQTLVTEISAKATNEQILSINTSQEENYLAAEAVMKPKERKTKTPVDPLQSEPKKNEAVSEQHLVADAQPEQLINIVGKPRRERKTKPGTVKLVAEDTVVTVDTKQETQPAGRAKRGRNSQQEDTKIDNNGKTTSTETTKSEGPVKKLRRTRKADQDNVEEKREEIQSVKMVVVDESEASIEAMKTNEQPTVAAKPRRGGRKAKQGNETETPVESMEIQKVPAVCSTDKCKQGRRGKQVIEEPGITTEAPEEKLDQKLEAEDKNKSASVFKSSRVMVGKIEVSQTMPIKRTRRGTALLCTGDSTHLVSESSESALKSTEPAKKGRRAAAKTTDNVTVSSDPACPPEDLYSVAAEDSKVSKRSVKWKADLEVFEIPKVKTGKAVGGRKSKLGYQLEAENKNVSNDANKSEEEDLSDKIAETLPVKRARRGARVAEKAESSNKVDPRKDTEAETQPKVRRGRSAKK from the exons ATGCCTTTGCATGGAAAAATAGTCGTGATTAAGCGGAGTGGAGGAGATGGGACTGAGTTTCCTCTTACTGCAACATGCTTGTTTGGAAG GAAGCCTGACTGCGATATTCGTATTCAGCTCCCTCAAGTCTCAAAGGAACATTGCAGAATTGacttgaatgaaaataaagag gTCATTCTGACAAATTTGAGCTCAGTGAATCCAACTCTTGTCAATGGAGAGGTTTTACAGCAGTCTGAGCGTTTGAAACATGGAGATTTGATAACCATTATTGATCGTTCTTTCAG GTTCGAGTACCCTCCTGCACCCACACCAAAGAAGAGATCTTCCACGGGAGGCAAA GTTCTTCAGGATCAGCAAGTGGGAGACACTATCACTGTTGAAACCGATGAGAAGAGGATCTCTCAGGTTTCCCAAG ACCTTCATTTTAAAGATGGAACAAATAATGACAACATTCAGCGATGCCTGGAGAAAACTGTCGAGATGGAGTCCAAGGAAGATGATAGCTTGCCGCCAAACAAGAGCACCTCCCCTTTCGGTGATCTGTATCAAATGATCAAAAAGTCTCTGGATGTCAATACCCCTCTAAAATCCACCAGTCTGCTTCAGACACCTAGTTCAAGGTTCTGCACGCCAAAGCCTGGTTCAGTCAGGAAAAATGTTGGGCATTCTCTTTCCACAAAAGAGAAAAGTACTACTAAAAAAGATAAAGTTAAAGATGTTCCAGGAACTGATGAATCTAAGGGGCAAGCAGACAGTTTGGGATGCAATGGGACCCCAAGCTCTGTTAAGAAGAAGAGGAATCTCCCTACTACTGAGATGGCTGGACCTACAGCTGAAGAAGCTGAGACTTTGCATCAGAAGAAAAACTCTGTAACCCCCCCAAAATTTACTGTGTGTGAGGTTATTGAGCAAATAGCTGCTCAAAAGTCCCACATAAGAAGGAGAAGCAAGGAGTCAACACCTGGCAATCTTGCAGTTACTATGGAGCAAGAGCAGCAAGCAGTGACTGCTCCCCCAGCAGACCATCTTCAAAAGGCATCACAAAGGACCTCAGGGATTGTTGAAAAGG AGATGTCCAGGAAACGCAGAAGTAGGGAACTTCCAGCTGATTTGCCAAAATCACAAATGAAGAAGAAACGGGTTTCCTTCGGAGGTTACCTGAGTCCAGAGTTATTCGATAAACGACTGCCTCCTGACTCTCCACTACGCAAGGGGGCCGCTCCAAGGAGAAGCTTGTGTCTCTCTAAAATCGAACAGTCACTCCTTAGACGACGAGCATCAGTCATTGGCACCCTAAAG gAGTTTGAAGACAATAGCTCAAGTGTACAAAGTCTTGCAAAACTAAGGACTCCTTCACCTAAAAAGTCATCAAATGCCAAGAATGCTTCTCCCAAGACCCCAACCCCTGCAAAGAAGTCACCAAAATCCAAGACTCCTTCTCCCAAGACCCCAACCCCTGCAAAGAAGTCACCGAAATCCAAGACACCTTCCCCCAAGGCTGCATCCCCTGCAAAGAAGTCACCGAAATCCAAGACTCCTTCTCCCAAGGCTGCATCTCCTGCAAAGAAGTCACCGAAATCCAAGACTCCTTCTCCCAAGGCTGCATCTCCTGCAAAGAAGTCACCGAAATCAAAGACTCCTTCTCCCAAGACCCCAACCCCTGCAAAGAAGTCACCAAAATCCAAGACTCCTTCTCCCAAGACCCCAACCCCTGCAAAGAAGTCACCAAAATCCAAGACTCCTTCTCCCAAGACCCCAACCCCTGCAAAGAAGTCACCAAAATCCAAGACTCCTTTACCCAAAACCCCAACCCCTGCAAAGAATTCACCAAAGGCTAAAACTCCCTTAAATCCAGGAGTCCAAGGCCCTACAGTGCAAGGGCGCTTTTCTGTATCACGCATCAATACACCATCTCCGTTTGCAGAAGATGCCGTTTCTGACCAGTTGCCTTCAATCACGGTTACTCCTAAAATACCTCTGAGGAGAGAGAGCATGAAAAGCACCTCACGAAAGACTAAAAGTGTGTCCAAAAGCGCAGTAAAAGTAATGCTCAGAAGAAGTGGCATTTCACGGGCATCTATGAAAG CCATGAATTCCTGGGCAGACATTGTGAAATTTGGGCAAACCAAGACTCAGGTGGCTGCTGCAACTAAGAGAATGGTCACCACAAAACCACTGAAGAAGACTTTGTCTAAACCACGg ACCCCTGCAAGAAAAGTCAGTGGCCATGTCAGCACTGGACATGCAGATTCACCTGTCACCATTGTTGTGGGCAAAGCTTGCAAACGACAGGTTGTGCATTCAACTGGTGCTGCACCAAGAGTGATCACAAATTTTGCACTCTATAAAAAGGACATGAAAATGGATGAGGATATGACTG gaatttctgaaatgtttaaaactccTGTGAATGAAAGGAAGAGGAAATCTGTAATCAATGACAGCAGTGTCATCCAGACACCAGTAGAAAGTCTGGGCATGTCTGTAGTAGAGCCATCAGTGCTGACCACGCCAGAGGAGCCAG GTGAAATGATGGTGTCTCCTCTGAGTGTTGAATCTACAGTAAAAAGAAGACAATACAACAGTGAGGCAGTCCAACGCCTCCTTAATGTAGATCAAGAATCAAGTTTTGTCAGTGATGTCCCTGCCTTAGTGAGTCACTCTAATTCTAGTCCACAACAGAAACCAGAGCTACAGGAGTGTCTCGTAAAGAGGACTCCAAAGCAGAAAGCTGAACCTGTAGAAGACATCAGAGGGAAACGTCTGACAACTCCCCAACAGAAGCGTGAGCAAAAAGAGTGTCTCACTGGAGTAAAGAGGATCATgaagactccaaaacagaaagcTGAACCTGtagaggacatcagagggaaacTTATGGTAACTCCCCAACAGAAGCAGGAGCAAAAGGAGTGTCTCACTGGTGTTAAGAGGATCATgaagactccaaaacagaaagcTGAACCTGtagaggacatcagagggaaacTTCTGGTAACTCCCCAACAGAAGCATGAACAAGAGGAGTGTCTCACTGGAGTAAAGAGGATCATGAAGACTCCAAAACAAGAGGCTGGATGTCCCGAAGACCTTAAAGAAAACCTTCAGAGTCCCAAATTTCTAGAGGGTGGTGTGAGTTTAGATGGTGCTCAGGAACTTCTGGAGACGCCAAGACACATGCAAGAAAGCCAAGACTTGAAAATGGCAGATATGAAAACACCAAACATGAAGAGCTCCCCAGTGGTGTGTCTCACAGGAATCAAGAGAATAATGAAGACTCCAAAGGAGAGAAGTGCTCCAGTTGAAGACATGGTTGGTGTAAAGAGGCTCATGAAAACTCCCAGAGAGAAGAGTAAGCCTGTTGAATATAACTTTGGGATTAAGAGACTTATGAAGTCACCAAGGCTGAGGGGTAAAGCACCAATTGAAGATTTCGAAGGACTTCAGAAACTCCTGGAGGTGCCACTGACTGAACCCACAATGGAACCAAATGAG GTTGAAGTTAAAACTCAACTGGATGGTGGTTTGAAAGCAACAGAAG AAATAGATGTTCATGAGGAGCCACAAGACAGCGTGTCATCACATGTGATCAATAGTGTTCCTGCAGTTGACATGCCAAAAG cTTTGAATACCCACATGGAGGAGGCAACAAGTGGACATGACAATAATGAGTCTTTAGATGCCATCGAAAATATCCCTCAGGCAGCTATAGATGGGGATCTACCTCTAAAAAAACCCAAAGTACAAACAAATTTATCAAAAGAGCAACCAGAAGTGAAAACTAAAACTCCAACTTCCAATGAGTATAGCAAGAAATCTATTCAGAGCAAAAGGGCAAAGGCAGCACAATCTAAAGCAGCTGAGGATAAACAGGAGGCAACAGAACATTCTGAAGACCTTGTCATCCCTGCTCCAGTCAGAGGAAGAAGGTGGGagaaaactaaaacaacagCTCCACCCACTGTTAGACAGACAAGAAACAGAAGTATAAAGAACACTGAAAGCGAGGATGCCAAGCTCGCAATGGAAAAAAGTACCTCTCAGCCCTCTAAAGCTGCTGTGAGAcctaaaagaggaaaaaacatcaaaacggTTTCTGAGGATCAAGCTGAAATTAATCAGGTTCCTTCTAAAACAGAAATGATACCAGCAGCTGACCTGGAACAAGACCACTCAGTTAATATTGAGCACCAGTCAAATATCTGTTCAGCACCTCTGGAGAAGGCTCTCTTAAAACCCCAGCAagggaggaaaacaaaacaagtatcTGAACAGTCTCAGTCGGTTCCCTGCACAGTCCACGACGAGATTCCTAAAGCTGACATTACAGAAG ATGCAAAAGAAGTCTGCAGTGATCAGTTGGAGGTGGTGTccaatggaaataaaaataaaaaagctgttcCCCAGGCGCCTCAAACTGAGAGTTTACCTGTAGGAGATGCAGCATTTTGTAAAGAAACTGATCTAGCTGTCACCCAGAAAAAATCTGTTCGAGGCAGAAAGGTGAAATTTGTGGAATCTAAACCAGCTGAAGACAAACAAGAGGCAAAACCTTCTGAAGAAAGTGCTTTGCCTGCTCTAGCCAGAGGAAAAAGAGGGAATAAAACTGAAGCAACTACAACATCTGCTGTTAGACAAACGACAAGAAACAGAATTGCTAAATCTCTTGAAAACACCCCTGATCAACATGAAATCTTGCAAGAGAAAGCACTGCAGACATTGGTGACTGAAATTTCTGCTAAAGCCACGAATGAGCAGATTTTATCAATCAATACCAGTCAAGAAGAAAATTACCTTGCAGCAGAAGCTGTTATGAAGcccaaagagagaaaaacaaaaacaccggTTGATCCACTTCAGTCAGAgccaaagaaaaatgaagctGTGAGTGAACAGCATCTTGTGGCAGATGCTCAGCCTGAACAACTCATTAACATTGTTGGAAAACccagaagagagaggaagacaaaacCCGGTACTGTTAAACTGGTAGCAGAAGACACAGTTGTCACTGTGGATACCAAGCAGGAGACGCAGCCTGCAGGCAGggcaaagagaggaagaaattCTCAGCAGGAAGACACAAAGATAGATAATAATGGCAAGACAACTTCCACTGAGACTACTAAATCAGAGGGGCCAGTTAAAAAATTAAGGAGAACCAGGAAGGCAGATCAAGACAATgttgaagaaaagagagaagaaatcCAAAGTGTTAAAATGGTTGTTGTAGATGAATCTGAAGCTTCAATTGAAGCCATGAAGACAAATGAGCAGCCTACTGTAGCTGCAAAACCCAGGCGAGGAGGGCGAAAAGCAAAACAAGGTAATGAGACTGAAACTCCTGTTGAATCCATGGAAATCCAAAAGGTCCCTGCTGTCTGCTCTACAGACAAATGCAAACAGGGTAGGAGGGGAAAACAAGTAATTGAAGAGCCTGGAATCACAACTGAAGCACCAGAGGAAAAACTGGACCAAAAGCTGGAGGCTGAAGACAAGAACAAGTCAGCTTCAGTCTTTAAGTCTAGCAGGGTCATGGTGGGGAAAATAGAGGTTTCCCAAACTATGCCAATTAAGAGAACTCGTCGAGGGACAGCTCTTCTTTGCACTGGAGATTCCACACACCTGGTTTCAGAGTCCTCAGAGTCTGCTTTGAAGTCAACAGAGCCGGCCAAAAAGGGAAGGCGAGCTGCAGCAAAGACGACAGATAATGTGACAGTCAGCAGTGACCCTGCATGTCCCCCTGAAGATTTATACAGTGTTGCTGCAGAAGACTCAAAAGTGTCCAAGAGGTCCGTGAAGTGGAAGGCAGACTTGGAAGTCTTTGAAATTCCTAAAGTAAAAACTGGCAAGGCAGTTGGAGGCAGGAAGTCAAAGCTTGGATACCAGCttgaagctgaaaacaaaaatgtgtcaaacGATGCCAACAAATCTGAAGAGGAAGATCTCTCAGATAAAATAGCTGAAACTCTGCCCGTCAAGAGAGCCAGACGAGGGGCAAGGGTCGCTGAAAAAGCTGAGTCCTCAAACAAGGTGGACCCTAGGAAAGATACTGAAGCTGAGACCCAGCCAAAAGTACGAAGAGGAAGATCAgctaagaaataa